One Aegilops tauschii subsp. strangulata cultivar AL8/78 chromosome 2, Aet v6.0, whole genome shotgun sequence genomic window, TAAacatggaaggagggagtagcatATAATCAGGATTCCAAAATGTTGGGAGCAAATAAGCACAAACCAAAGTAGCGCTGCTCATTGGCGTGTTTCGCACGCTCAAGCATCTTGTCAAGGTCCACCTTGACCTTCTCATCAAACTTCACCAGTTGGTTTACAAACACAACACCCAGACCCATTCCCAGCACATGCTCCCAGGGATCTGAAACAAAAAGGGGAATCACATGAGAAGGAATCAAACCTGCAACTAGAATGTTACAAAGCCAGATAATAAAAGCAAGGAAATGAGGGGATCAGAACAAAAGGAACTAATATTTGGACAGTATGTGTTCAGAAATCAAGTCAAACAGTAAACACTGTAATACTGCAACCGAAAATTACGGGAACTTTCTACAGAAAATCCAACCATTCGGTCTTGCCAAGGCCAAGGTAGTGACTGAATCCCAATCTATGAACCCACTAAACATAAATCAAGAACCACATCCTAAATCTACCGCTCTTACGGCCAACAAAGGCGCCCAAACCAACACATACTTGCAGGCATATAAAGGGTTACAGATCAGACGAAATAAGGAACCGGGAGTGCGGATGGATGGCAGGATGCATCGTGAGGACAGATCAAGAAATCAACAAAGGAAAGGGGAAGGCGGAAAGGGAGGGATGGATGGGAAAGGGGCTATACGGCGCATGTAGGGGAGCTTCCGGAGGGCGTTGGAGTACATCTGGGTGCCCAGCCCCAGCAGGGCACCGATGATGGTCGGCGTCGCCGGCATGTCGCTGCGCTCTCCTCTCGGGGTGGACCGGACGGCGTGGTTCGGGTTCGGCGATGCTGGAACAAGAGGAGATGTGTACCTATTACTGACTGAATCTTGGTGGCTGGGGCAAAAGAGTGTGAGCGGAAAGAGAAGCCCATGGGCCGCCTCAATCCAGCAAGTTCGTGCACAAGAGGACACCTCTTTTCCTTCTACCCCTAAAACAAACCTCTTTCCCTTCTTTTTACCGgtataagagcatctctagcacaTCCCGCAACCCGCCGTCTCGCAAAAATCATTTAAGGCATCCCGAAAATGATTTTTGTAGGACGTCGGACGCGCATCCAAAACAGATCCTGCAACTAATATCGCATATTCAAACTTAGTTCGTACGGAAACATAGATCACTGGagttcatcaaacatagcataaGACAGTTCATCTACTAGATAGCATAGGGGAGGTCAATACAAACCAAAATTAAAACATCTACCGAAACTAAACGGAAAGCATACTACATCTACATCCACATTTGGCAAATCCGCCCCCCCTAAAAATCCGTGAACGCGTCCGAACACAACCACGGACAGCGTAAAATACCGTTGGACAGCTACGCTCCTCGTATCTAAACCCTTAAATCCACGCATGTCCATCATATAGCTCAAATTTATCACAATTCAACAAAGCAACAAAGCAAACTAAATCACAATTCAACAATCCAGACATGCCATAATGAAATTAAATGTCCGGACCACGGCTGGCCGACGTGATGAATCACTTGTCGGACGCTATCCGTGTCGCATGCTCTATCATGGCTACCATCCTTGTCTTGTCCGCTGCTTCGATGGCCGCTCTCGTCGTCCCGTACTCATTACGCGAGTTGATCTCCTTCTTCTTTCCCTCAAGCCACTTCTTACCTTCCGCATCCAAGAGACTTGCATCCACCAACATTATTCTTGACTCGTCGATGTCTCGAGCAAGTTGCAACCTCTCCTTCTCAAAATCTATTGATCCAAAAATCCGGGCCTTCTCGATCTCCCATTTGACACACGTCTATTCCTTCTCCAGCTCTATCTTCTCCCTCTTAATTTGCAACTTGTGGTTCGCCCTCTCTCGGTCCCAATCCATTCTCTCTTTTTCGCATTCAACATGACTTTGTACATCTCCTCTTTCTTCTCCTcccttgtaacgcccacgatgcggctatatctcccacgtgtcgaggcacgacttagaggcataaccgcattgtggtattgtcgcaagaagggttatcttcacacaatcccatgtaatgaaacaagaatgggataacgagagttggcttacaatcgccacttcacacaatacataaatataattcatacatcatccaaaatccacacatagaccgactacggtcaaaatccaaatgaaaataggataaccccaaatgctagatccccgatcgtcccaactgggctccactactgaacatcaggaaaagaaacatagtaacgaccacgttcctcgtcgaactcccacttgagctcggttgcgtcatctgcactggcatcgtcggcacctgcaactgttttggtagaatctgtgagtcacgaggactcagcaatctcacacccgcgagatcaagactatttaagcttatatgaaaggatggtgtaatgaggtggagctgcagcaggcactaagcatatatggtggctaacatacgcaaatgagagcgagaagagaagcaacgcaacggtcgcgaagctagaaatgatcaagaagtgatcctgaaactacttacgttcatgcataactcaaaccgtgttcagttcccggactccgccgagaagagaccatcacggctacacacgcggttgatgtatttttaattaagtcaagtgacaagttctctacaaccggacattaacaaattcccatctgtctcataaccgcgggcacgactttcgaaagataataccctgcaggggtgtcccaacttagcccattataatcTCTCACGGTCAACGTAGGATAAAACTTCTCCCAGGCagacccaatcagtctcggaatcccggtttacaagacatttcgacaatggtaaaacaagaccagcaaagccacccgaatgtgccgacaaatcccgataggagctgcacatatctcgttctcagggcacaccggataagtcaagctacgagtaaaaccagacctcaagtttccccgaggtggccccgcaggctgctcggttcggaccaacactcgaaggagcactggcccgggggggttaaaataaagatgaccctcgggctcgcgaaaacccaagggaaaaggcttaggtggcaaatggtaaaaccaaggttgggccttgctggaggagttttattcaaggcgaactgtcaagggggtcccataaatcacccaaccgcataaggaacgcaaactcaaggaacataataccggtatgacggaaactagggcggcaagagtgaaaaaaacaccaggcataaggccgagccttccaccctttaccaaatatatagatgcattaattaaataagagatattgtgatattccaaaatatccatgttccaacatggaaccaacttcaacttcacctgcaactagcaacgctataagaagggctgggcaaaagcggtaacttagccaaacaatggtttgctaggaaaggatggttagaggcttgacatggcaattacgggaggcatgatatagcaagtggtaggtagcgcagcatggcaacagaatgaataactagcaaagcaaagatagaagtgatttcgagggtatggtcatcttgcctgcaaggttctcagagttgtcgaaagcttgatcctcgtaagcgtactcaacaggttcctcgttcacgaactcgtctcccggctctacccacagcaagaacacaaacaatggaaccacaatcaatcacgggaaatgcacaagcaacatgatgcaaaacatgtatgatatgcgagatgtggtgtgcgatgcgtatgcgtgctctggaggaaaaagaatgaacaaggcagtaacttggcaaaccaagcatgccactggaaagatgagatgatttcggtcgaaatcaatataaagatcactggaaacggatgcacggtttgcaaatggcaagcaaaacaagaatgacacgaatctgtgattaacagcatgatagcacttagaatacatcaagtaactatgccaAAGCACTCCAACATAGAAACAAAGCATATGGCGGTAATCTAAAGAgaatgcttgacaaaagatgaacactgagctacggctagatcacaacataacaggttcaaacaagcatggcaaaagtgcaaaacatatcaggatcacagacttagtgaaattactggacatgactgaaacagcatcaggtagcaatgttcagagcaagaaatcaacatgctacaggaacttaacatggcaaaacaaggcatggcatgcaTCTGCTAAATGGAAAGAACAAAAGTCCCTTCCTGACCATAagacaaaaaggaccagaagatatgatggcacccatgtaaacatagcaagtttcgttaacaggttccagacttggcagaaaacagagcatggcagaaacagtattatgaaggcatctttgtgagcttgattcactcaccacaa contains:
- the LOC109758538 gene encoding uncharacterized protein; amino-acid sequence: MPATPTIIGALLGLGTQMYSNALRKLPYMRHPWEHVLGMGLGVVFVNQLVKFDEKVKVDLDKMLERAKHANEQRYFDEDDD